One stretch of Roseimicrobium sp. ORNL1 DNA includes these proteins:
- a CDS encoding macro domain-containing protein, whose protein sequence is MKLHFVDINPVVADALAHAFREHPDVGVSCGDILQIAHHCIVSPANSFGYMDGGIDARYLEFFGPSIQSIVQDTIQRRAEGMLPVGAALAVATRHVRIPYMIVAPTMEVPEEVPASHAGRALRAALRVVDREPALADQVYCPGMATLTGRVPAAEAAASMLSAYEHWLQK, encoded by the coding sequence GTGAAACTTCACTTCGTCGACATCAACCCCGTCGTGGCAGATGCTCTGGCACATGCCTTCCGAGAGCATCCCGATGTGGGAGTGTCATGCGGCGACATCCTTCAAATCGCGCATCATTGCATCGTGTCCCCAGCGAACAGCTTCGGGTACATGGATGGCGGGATCGACGCGAGGTACCTCGAGTTCTTCGGCCCTTCGATTCAGTCCATCGTCCAGGATACTATCCAGCGTCGGGCGGAGGGCATGCTGCCGGTCGGAGCGGCGCTGGCCGTGGCTACGAGGCACGTCCGGATTCCCTACATGATTGTCGCTCCCACGATGGAGGTGCCGGAGGAAGTCCCGGCCTCCCATGCAGGAAGGGCGTTGCGTGCAGCCCTGAGGGTGGTGGACCGCGAACCGGCGCTGGCAGACCAGGTGTACTGTCCCGGAATGGCGACTCTGACGGGCCGGGTGCCGGCGGCAGAGGCGGCAGCAAGCATGCTCAGTGCGTATGAGCACTGGCTGCAAAAGTGA
- a CDS encoding metallophosphoesterase produces MSLQIRRESVRLTEAGCGSGSLRLAHLSDLHVWWSRRRLDEITAILDEEQPDVVVFTGDWFDTPRGGDLCRDFLQQIARVRPVCWIRGNHDHWFGSEVLAPFYEVSGAHCVDAAPWQFESPKSLRCEFMSWQVHLTAPAHAERHRIVLVHDPEDIVVEKLSGCCLVLAGHLHGGQFIFHRTRSGAHFPANLLYRWCCDRREVDGVPVIVSRGLGDTLPLRFRCPHEVVMVEIGCGV; encoded by the coding sequence TGGCGCACTTGAGTGACCTGCACGTGTGGTGGAGCCGAAGAAGACTCGATGAAATCACCGCAATCCTCGATGAAGAGCAGCCGGATGTGGTGGTGTTCACGGGGGACTGGTTTGATACCCCACGCGGTGGGGATCTCTGTCGGGACTTCCTTCAGCAGATCGCCCGGGTGCGGCCGGTGTGCTGGATCCGTGGCAATCACGACCACTGGTTCGGTTCCGAGGTGCTGGCGCCGTTTTATGAGGTGTCTGGTGCGCATTGTGTGGACGCGGCACCGTGGCAATTCGAGTCACCGAAGAGCCTGCGCTGTGAGTTCATGTCCTGGCAGGTGCATCTCACCGCGCCGGCGCATGCGGAGCGGCATCGCATCGTGCTGGTGCATGATCCAGAGGACATCGTTGTGGAAAAGCTTTCGGGCTGCTGCCTCGTGCTCGCGGGTCACCTGCACGGTGGGCAGTTCATTTTTCACCGCACCCGGAGTGGCGCACACTTCCCGGCAAACCTCCTCTACCGCTGGTGCTGCGACCGGCGGGAGGTGGATGGTGTTCCGGTGATTGTTTCACGAGGGCTGGGGGATACCTTGCCCCTGCGCTTTCGCTGTCCTCATGAGGTGGTGATGGTGGAGATTGGATGTGGCGTGTAG